The proteins below come from a single Stigmatopora argus isolate UIUO_Sarg chromosome 11, RoL_Sarg_1.0, whole genome shotgun sequence genomic window:
- the pkd2l1 gene encoding polycystin-2-like protein 1, which yields MKSLNNRADSHLSGQVECELENMGSWVNQGYIDSSPPLPRVVNTVYNPQPLFQGSMESMYNVETPGKFQEESRSADKILVNERRGCCSFIKGLWGTTLTENTSNNRELFVRTTLRELMIYVVFLVDICLLTYGMTSSSTYYYTKAMTDLFVNTAGESGVKFQSISTMGDFWTFVQEPLLDHLYWTKWYNNKSLDSGDQSFIYYENMLLGVPRMRQIKIKNNSCKVHKDFQDEILGCYDVYNEKKEDNLNFGLINGTAWSYQAEKVIKGSSHWGLLTTYSGAGYYQDLGQTKEESAIVLKELEENLWLDRGTRAVFIDFSTYNANINMFCVIRLVVEFPATGGAIPSYQIRTVKLIRYISYWDYFILACEMVFCLFILYYVVEEILELRIHKFSYFKSIWNILDIVVIMLAIVAIVFNIFRTVKVDKLLGKLLDQPEIYADFEFLAFWQTQYNNMNAVNLFFAWIKVFKYISFNKTMTQLSSTLGRCAKDIVGFAIMFFIVFFAYAQLGYLLFGTEVETFSTFLKCIFTQFRIILGDFDYDAIDRANRVLGPIYFVTYVFFVFFVLLNMFLAIINDTYSEVKEELSSQKDELQFTDIIKQSYLKTFMKLKLKNEKISDVQRALRAGSGEIEFKDFRETLKEMGHADHEISAAFSQFDRDGNHILDEEEQEKMKTELEEKRDALAAELNNLGMTYGRDLGGKSPVILNDQKSNAGHAIMDQEKFLRLARQVVHLENAMSGITVKIELILKKIGIENITDMNKNNGKSLTNNHHADQNTSDGSILVCVDRGTKAVIPPGRICTIPTYDCHM from the exons ATGAAGAGTCTAAACAATCGCGCCGATAGCCACCTGTCCGGCCAGGTGGAATGTGAGTTGGAAAATATGGGTTCATGGGTGAACCAGGGATACATTGACAGTTCACCACCCTTGCCACGGGTTGTGAACACAGTCTACAACCCGCAGCCCCTCTTCCAGGGCTCCATGGAGAGCATGTACAACGTGGAGACCCCGGGCAAGTTTCAAGAGGAGTCACGCTCAGCTGATAAAATCCTGGTCAATGAACGCAGAGGCTGCTGTTCTTTCATTAAAG GTTTGTGGGGTACAACACTGACTGAGAACACCTCCAACAACCGGGAACTATTTGTCCGCACCACTCTACGGGAGTTAATGATCTATGTGGTCTTTTTGGTGGATATTTGTCTGT TGACATACGGGATGACAAGCTCCAGCACCTACTATTACACTAAAGCCATGACGGACTTGTTTGTGAATACAGCTGGAGAAAGCGGGGTTAAATTTCAATCCATTAGCACCATGGGGGATTTTTGGACT TTTGTTCAGGAACCGTTATTAGATCACCTGTACTGGACTAAATGGTACAACAATAAGTCATTGGACAGTGGCGATCAGTCCTTCATCTACTATGAGAATATGTTGCTGGGAGTCCCAAGGATGCGACAGATCAAGATTAAGAACAATTCTTGCAAGGTTCATAAAGACTTCCAGGATGAGATCTTGGGATGTTATGATGTCTACAACGAGAAAAAGGAGGACAATCTCAACTTTGGGCTGATCAACGGCACTGC aTGGAGCTACCAAGCAGAGAAAGTGATCAAGGGTTCCTCACATTGGGGTTTGCTGACCACTTACAGTGGAGCTGGATACTACCAGGACCTGGGTCAAACCAAGGAGGAAAGTGCAATTGTCCTGAAGGAACTGGAGGAGAACCTTTGGCTGGATCGAGGAACCAGGGCTGTTTTCATTGACTTCTCCACTTACAATGCAAACATCAACATGTTCTGTGTCATCAG GTTGGTAGTGGAATTCCCTGCAACTGGCGGAGCGATTCCTTCCTACCAGATTCGAACAGTTAAACTGATTCGCTACATCAGTTACTGGGATTACTTCATCCTGGCCTGTGAGATGGTCTTTTGTTTATTCATCCTCTACTATGTTGTGGAAGAGATTCTCGAGCTTCGAATACACAAGTTCTCCTACTTTAAAAGCATCTGGAATATACTCGACATAGTAGTTATAATG CTCGCCATTGTTGCCATCGTATTCAACATTTTCCGCACGGTCAAAGTGGACAAGTTGCTCGGCAAACTGTTGGACCAACCAGAGATCTATGCTGACTTTGAGTTTCTAGCATTCTGGCAAACACAATACAACAATATGAATGCGGTTAACCTGTTCTTTGCATGGATCAAG GTGTTCAAATACATCAGCTTCAATAAAACCATGACCCAGCTGTCCTCCACTTTGGGTCGCTGTGCCAAAGACATTGTAGGTTTTGCCATCATGTTCTTCATCGTGTTCTTCGCGTATGCTCAGCTCGGATATTTGCTCTTTGGTACTGAGGTGGAAACGTTCAGTACTTTTCTCAAGTGCAT CTTCACCCAGTTCAGGATAATTCTAGGAGACTTTGATTATGATGCAATCGATCGTGCAAACAGAGTCCTCGGACCAATTTATTTTGTCACCTATGTTTTCTTCGTTTTCTTTGTCCTGCTT AACATGTTTCTTGCCATCATAAATGACACATATTCTGAAGTGAAAGAGGAGCTATCGTCCCAGAAAGATGAGCTGCAGTTCACAGATATTATAAAACAG agCTACTTGAAGACATTTATGAAGCTGAAacttaaaaatgagaaaatatcagATGTTCAGAGGGCTCTACGTGCCGGATCCGGAGAAATTGAATTCAAAGATTTTAGAGAAACTTTAAAAGA GATGGGACATGCTGATCATGAAATTTCTGCAGCTTTTTCACAGTTTGACCGTGATGGGAACCACATTCTGGATGAGGAAGAACAGGAAAAGATGAAAACTGAACTTGAGGAAAAGAGG GATGCACTTGCTGCTGAACTCAACAATCTTGGAATGACCTACGGGAGAGATTTAGGGGGAAAGTCTCCAGTGATCCTAAATGACCAAAAGAGCAACGCTGGTCACGCCATTATGGACCAAGAGAAGTTTCTACG GTTGGCCAGGCAGGTTGTCCACCTTGAAAATGCCATGTCGGGCATCACAGTGAAGATTGAGTTAATTCTGAAGAAAATTGGGATAGAGAACATAACAGATATGAACAAAAATAATGGCAAGTCTTTGACCAACAACCACCAC GCGGATCAAAATACCTCAGATGGTAGCATCCTTGTTTGTGTTGACCGAGGGACAAAGGCTGTGATTCCACCGggaagaatttgcacaattccCACATACGACTGTCATATGTGA
- the atoh7 gene encoding transcription factor atoh7, with protein MKPRRSSCADSGSESSEADSKSPEKYESATRRRMAANARERKRMEGLNTAFDRLRKVVPQWGQDKKLSKYETLQMALSYIMALNRILVDTKRHNATQRQWVDLQFDCAQPDNYQYLVRYDATGQDYINTSLSYQFEGHPLPI; from the coding sequence ATGAAGCCCCGCCGGTCGAGCTGCGCCGACTCGGGATCCGAGTCTTCGGAAGCGGACTCCAAAAGCCCGGAGAAGTACGAGTCGGCCACGCGGCGAAGGATGGCCGCCAACGCCAGGGAGAGAAAGAGGATGGAGGGCTTGAACACAGCCTTCGACCGCTTACGAAAGGTCGTCCCGCAATGGGGTCAAGATAAGAAACTGTCCAAGTACGAGACCTTGCAAATGGCTCTCAGCTATATTATGGCCCTCAACCGGATTTTGGTGGACACCAAGAGGCACAATGCTACACAAAGGCAGTGGGTGGACTTGCAGTTTGACTGTGCACAGCCTGACAACTACCAGTACCTTGTACGGTACGACGCTACGGGGCAGGACTATATCAACACCTCTCTCTCTTATCAATTTGAAGGGCATCCGCTCCCCATATAA